One Fibrobacter sp. UWB5 DNA segment encodes these proteins:
- a CDS encoding aminopeptidase P family protein, whose amino-acid sequence MVEKSISKPYSQVFISSDCYNSKNLYRKRRKAMLKELDSFCVFAGIPMDPGTEEAYVQIWNKMVQEPAFMFLTGINQAGCYLLLDPKTEEEILFVPPKDPFKEFWNGKRLGFLEGDNEVARITGIQDVRPVDELMDTVVARAKKLPKGSYAYAYYFEKFKEDHNDRFRHQLLKALKPTGIKLKSAAALHWSLRFPLEPERIMDAEAAQAVTNNAFRKILAEMKTFKNERDLGLKLDYEMQRESDGDLAFPTIVAGGANACCLHYVKKDEPLKAGELVLLDFGIRIGSLHSDISRTIPVSGKFSPLQKLLYQIVLDSALEYQKHVRPGVSLKEIGTVPWDYIMQELETRLVKGAKGSYKLLYDKRPHGVSHFIGEQIHEGEPGTRSLDTVLRPGMLISCEPGLYGEFKATIGGKTFREKIGIRIEDDLLITKDGFRNISKDIPKTVDDLERLMK is encoded by the coding sequence ATGGTCGAAAAGTCAATTTCTAAGCCCTATTCGCAAGTTTTTATATCGTCTGACTGCTACAATTCCAAGAATTTGTACAGAAAACGCCGCAAGGCCATGCTCAAGGAGCTCGATTCGTTCTGTGTTTTTGCAGGAATTCCCATGGACCCCGGAACCGAAGAAGCCTACGTGCAAATCTGGAATAAAATGGTGCAGGAACCGGCATTCATGTTCCTGACGGGAATCAACCAGGCAGGCTGCTACCTGCTGCTCGACCCCAAAACAGAAGAAGAAATCCTTTTTGTGCCGCCCAAGGACCCGTTCAAGGAATTCTGGAATGGCAAGCGTCTCGGCTTTTTGGAAGGCGATAACGAAGTGGCCCGTATTACGGGAATCCAGGATGTTCGCCCCGTAGATGAACTCATGGATACGGTGGTCGCCCGCGCGAAAAAGCTTCCGAAGGGGAGCTACGCATACGCTTACTATTTTGAAAAGTTCAAGGAAGACCACAACGACCGGTTCAGGCACCAGCTGCTCAAGGCGCTCAAGCCTACTGGCATCAAGCTCAAGAGTGCCGCGGCCTTGCACTGGTCGCTGAGATTCCCGCTGGAACCTGAACGCATTATGGATGCCGAGGCGGCGCAAGCGGTCACGAATAACGCCTTCCGCAAGATACTCGCCGAAATGAAGACTTTCAAGAACGAACGCGATTTGGGCTTGAAGCTGGATTATGAAATGCAGCGTGAAAGCGATGGCGATTTGGCGTTCCCGACGATTGTGGCGGGCGGTGCAAACGCTTGCTGCTTGCATTACGTGAAGAAAGATGAACCGCTGAAGGCGGGGGAACTGGTACTCTTGGACTTTGGCATTCGCATCGGAAGCCTGCATAGCGATATTTCCCGCACCATTCCGGTGTCCGGCAAGTTTAGCCCGTTGCAGAAATTGCTGTACCAGATTGTACTCGATTCGGCGCTGGAATACCAGAAGCATGTGCGTCCGGGTGTTTCGCTCAAGGAAATCGGGACTGTTCCTTGGGATTATATTATGCAGGAACTGGAAACCCGCTTGGTCAAGGGTGCGAAGGGTTCGTACAAATTATTGTATGATAAACGCCCGCACGGGGTAAGCCACTTTATCGGCGAACAGATTCACGAAGGCGAACCGGGAACCCGCTCCTTGGATACGGTCTTAAGGCCTGGAATGCTCATTTCTTGCGAACCGGGGCTCTACGGCGAATTCAAGGCGACCATTGGCGGCAAGACTTTCCGCGAAAAAATCGGTATCCGCATTGAAGACGATCTACTGATTACCAAGGACGGCTTTAGGAACATTTCTAAAGATATCCCGAAAACGGTCGATGATTTGGAACGGCTGATGAAGTAG
- a CDS encoding proline--tRNA ligase, giving the protein MKLSKYFYVTLRETPSDATMPSHIFLMRGGYIKPVSTGIYSMMPMGFRVIQKIVNIIREEMNKIGGIEVDLPVVQTAELWSESGRYQAIGEELLRFKDRNNHNMVLAMTHEEAMTDLVRYVLNSYKQLPVMLYQFKTKYRDEARARGGLIRVREFLMKDAYSFHTSQEDLDRHYQEEYDAYLRIYRRVGIEPVVVQSDTGIMGGKVAHEFMLDTPNGEDYLILCKKCGYQANREIAKFQRVPFKGDENATLEKVATPNSESIDELTKFLNVPAESTAKCVFFDFEGKLITVVVPGNLDVSEIKLHNLLKAKELYPAEDSLIKSCGMVPGFASPINAHDTRIIVDEAIADSFDLVTGANEEGFHFKHCNPKRDFPKFEVADIAEASEVCKCPCCGELLTETRGIEMGNIFKLGTKFSESMGAKFLTAEKTTAPAIMGCYGIGVGRLMASVVENSHDDFGPIWPKSIAPFQVEIVPIGKEPELVELAEKFEKELEAAGIDVLVDDRDERPGVKFKDADLWGSPVRIAIGKKGLANGEVEWKFRNEKEFTMVKVEDVVAKAKAYFAE; this is encoded by the coding sequence ATGAAACTCTCCAAGTACTTTTACGTGACGCTCCGCGAAACGCCGAGCGACGCCACCATGCCCAGCCACATCTTTTTGATGCGCGGCGGCTACATCAAGCCCGTCTCTACCGGTATCTACTCCATGATGCCGATGGGCTTCCGCGTGATCCAGAAAATCGTGAACATAATCCGCGAAGAAATGAACAAGATCGGCGGTATCGAAGTGGACCTGCCGGTGGTGCAGACCGCTGAACTCTGGAGCGAATCGGGCCGTTACCAGGCTATTGGCGAAGAACTCCTGCGCTTCAAGGACCGCAACAACCACAACATGGTGCTCGCCATGACGCACGAAGAAGCAATGACCGACTTGGTGCGCTACGTGCTCAACAGCTACAAGCAGCTTCCGGTGATGCTCTACCAGTTCAAGACCAAGTACCGTGACGAAGCCCGTGCCCGCGGCGGTCTTATCCGCGTCCGCGAATTCTTGATGAAGGATGCCTACAGCTTCCACACCAGCCAAGAAGACCTGGACCGTCACTACCAGGAAGAATACGACGCCTACCTCCGCATCTACCGTCGCGTGGGCATTGAACCGGTGGTGGTGCAGAGCGATACGGGTATCATGGGTGGTAAGGTCGCTCACGAATTCATGCTCGATACTCCGAACGGCGAAGACTACTTGATTCTTTGTAAGAAGTGCGGCTACCAGGCCAACCGCGAAATCGCGAAATTCCAGCGCGTGCCGTTCAAGGGCGACGAAAATGCAACACTTGAAAAGGTTGCTACGCCGAACAGCGAAAGCATCGACGAACTCACCAAGTTCCTGAACGTCCCGGCCGAATCTACCGCCAAGTGCGTGTTCTTCGACTTCGAAGGCAAGCTCATCACGGTGGTGGTTCCGGGCAACCTCGACGTTTCCGAAATCAAGCTCCACAACTTGCTCAAGGCCAAGGAACTCTATCCGGCCGAAGACAGCCTCATCAAATCTTGCGGCATGGTTCCGGGCTTTGCTTCCCCGATTAACGCACACGACACGCGCATCATCGTGGACGAAGCCATTGCCGATTCCTTCGACCTCGTGACCGGCGCCAACGAAGAAGGCTTCCACTTCAAACATTGCAACCCGAAGCGCGACTTCCCGAAGTTCGAAGTGGCCGACATTGCCGAAGCGAGCGAAGTCTGCAAGTGCCCCTGCTGCGGCGAACTTCTCACCGAGACCCGCGGTATCGAAATGGGCAACATCTTCAAGCTGGGCACCAAGTTCTCCGAATCCATGGGCGCCAAGTTCCTCACCGCCGAAAAGACCACCGCTCCCGCCATCATGGGCTGCTACGGCATCGGCGTGGGTCGCTTGATGGCCTCTGTGGTGGAAAACAGCCACGATGACTTCGGACCGATTTGGCCCAAGTCCATCGCCCCGTTCCAGGTGGAAATCGTCCCCATCGGCAAGGAACCTGAACTCGTTGAACTCGCCGAAAAGTTCGAAAAGGAACTCGAAGCCGCCGGCATCGACGTTCTCGTGGACGACCGCGACGAACGCCCGGGCGTCAAATTCAAGGACGCCGACCTGTGGGGTTCTCCGGTGCGCATCGCCATCGGCAAGAAGGGACTTGCCAACGGCGAAGTCGAATGGAAGTTCCGTAACGAAAAGGAATTCACCATGGTCAAGGTCGAAGACGTTGTCGCCAAGGCCAAGGCTTACTTCGCTGAGTAA
- a CDS encoding TIGR02147 family protein, with product MKPITEYQDYRLYMQDYYDEKKRLSAFSWREFSHAAGFSSPTYLKLVCEGKTRLSPAGATNVGSAMNLAGFELKYFERMVDYGHAKTDHEKKMAYESMLELAKNNKAKIVDGEAFRYFESWVHPVVRELAPAMHGATPGDIAKRCCQGVTAGEVRESLDFMVKTGLLKKNGSDYEQSDKHLKGSSEVMPVALRSMHREMADFAKEAIDKFPPSERNFTGLTMGVSAEDYKLILKELEACRKRIAQIALQSKAVERVYRLNLQFFPLTWGEDKDEEGR from the coding sequence ATGAAACCGATTACGGAATACCAAGATTACCGCCTCTATATGCAGGATTATTACGACGAGAAAAAACGCTTGTCGGCATTTTCTTGGCGTGAATTTTCTCATGCGGCGGGCTTTTCGTCGCCGACTTATTTGAAGCTGGTGTGCGAGGGCAAAACGCGGCTTTCGCCTGCGGGCGCGACCAATGTGGGGTCCGCGATGAATCTTGCCGGTTTCGAATTGAAATATTTTGAGCGCATGGTGGATTATGGTCACGCAAAGACGGATCATGAAAAAAAGATGGCCTATGAATCCATGTTGGAACTCGCCAAGAACAACAAGGCGAAAATTGTTGATGGTGAGGCGTTCCGTTATTTTGAATCTTGGGTGCATCCGGTGGTGAGGGAACTTGCTCCGGCCATGCACGGAGCGACTCCGGGCGACATCGCCAAGCGATGCTGTCAGGGGGTTACTGCAGGAGAAGTCCGTGAGTCGCTTGATTTTATGGTAAAGACGGGTTTGTTGAAAAAGAATGGCTCGGACTATGAACAGTCGGATAAGCATTTGAAAGGCTCGTCAGAGGTGATGCCGGTGGCATTGCGTTCCATGCACCGTGAAATGGCCGACTTTGCGAAAGAGGCAATAGACAAGTTTCCGCCTTCGGAACGCAACTTTACGGGGCTTACCATGGGCGTGTCTGCCGAAGACTACAAACTGATTTTAAAAGAACTTGAAGCGTGCCGTAAGAGGATCGCTCAAATTGCCCTGCAAAGCAAGGCGGTTGAACGGGTTTATCGCTTGAATTTACAGTTTTTCCCACTGACGTGGGGGGAGGACAAAGATGAAGAAGGTCGCTAA
- a CDS encoding FKBP-type peptidyl-prolyl cis-trans isomerase N-terminal domain-containing protein — MDMKKIALGSAALAAFGLMACNGEKAIEKGPAAITANSTDDEKFAYMLGAQFGGQNFTIIPRQMGEELYEDAVIQAIRDDVKSSKDTNFKPQMIPDSLQAISQRYSAIARKRYEETRPDSAMMAEGNNEKIKAYIDSVARAQPIAKAPASTGAEVTINGDSPDNTKFSYLLGLQFAHQFIGIGNQFQTEFDVDYFILGVKESAAKVADSTYTLQLPQDSLNAIGQRYQQKLQDLRAEAIKKQQEEEAKLKEEIAPLRGDTLANGMPQKFNLKVKATKIAVDKAIATDLENLEPFANKPLLVMYFSATCGHCAHAAPEVLAMAKEFAPKGLITLAVASGGNQKVGIRKFMDNAKWDESINVVWDESRQFGELYSDGYVPKVYVVNPDGTYKMYAAFESEKEQLKKDLADLVSGKKVEWNPEAPKTEEKK; from the coding sequence ATGGACATGAAGAAAATTGCTCTTGGTTCTGCGGCATTGGCTGCATTCGGTCTTATGGCTTGCAACGGCGAAAAGGCTATTGAAAAGGGCCCTGCCGCTATTACCGCCAATTCAACCGATGACGAAAAGTTTGCCTATATGCTGGGTGCCCAGTTCGGTGGCCAGAACTTTACGATTATTCCGCGTCAGATGGGTGAAGAACTTTACGAAGACGCTGTGATCCAGGCTATCCGCGACGATGTGAAGTCTAGCAAAGACACGAACTTCAAGCCCCAGATGATTCCTGATTCCCTGCAGGCTATTAGCCAGCGCTACTCTGCAATCGCCCGTAAGCGTTACGAAGAAACTCGCCCAGATAGCGCTATGATGGCCGAAGGTAATAATGAAAAGATCAAGGCTTACATTGATTCTGTGGCCCGTGCTCAGCCGATTGCAAAGGCTCCGGCTTCTACCGGTGCTGAAGTGACCATTAATGGCGATTCTCCAGACAACACCAAGTTCTCTTACCTGCTCGGTCTTCAGTTTGCCCACCAGTTTATTGGTATCGGCAACCAGTTCCAGACCGAATTCGACGTGGACTACTTTATTTTGGGCGTCAAGGAATCTGCCGCCAAGGTTGCTGATTCTACTTACACGCTCCAGCTCCCGCAGGATTCGCTCAATGCCATTGGCCAACGCTACCAGCAGAAGTTGCAGGACCTGCGTGCTGAAGCTATTAAGAAGCAGCAGGAAGAAGAAGCCAAGCTTAAAGAAGAAATTGCACCGCTCCGTGGCGACACCCTTGCTAACGGTATGCCGCAGAAGTTCAACCTGAAGGTGAAGGCCACCAAGATTGCCGTGGACAAGGCCATTGCTACAGACCTCGAAAACCTTGAACCGTTTGCAAACAAGCCGCTCCTGGTTATGTATTTCTCTGCTACTTGCGGTCACTGTGCTCACGCAGCACCCGAAGTTCTTGCCATGGCTAAGGAATTTGCCCCGAAGGGCTTGATTACGCTCGCTGTGGCAAGCGGTGGCAACCAGAAGGTTGGCATCCGCAAGTTCATGGATAACGCCAAGTGGGACGAATCCATTAACGTGGTTTGGGACGAATCTCGCCAGTTCGGCGAACTCTATAGCGACGGCTACGTTCCGAAGGTCTACGTTGTGAACCCGGACGGCACGTACAAGATGTACGCTGCATTCGAAAGCGAAAAGGAACAGCTCAAGAAGGACCTCGCTGATCTTGTCTCTGGCAAGAAGGTTGAATGGAATCCTGAAGCTCCGAAGACTGAAGAAAAGAAGTAA
- the mnmG gene encoding tRNA uridine-5-carboxymethylaminomethyl(34) synthesis enzyme MnmG, whose translation MSLVAEFDVVVVGGGHAGIEATHAAWKLGVKTAMLTMDINAIGRMSCNPAVGGVAKGQIVRDIDALGGLMGLLTDKAGIQFRMLNMSKGPAVWGPRAQCDMKYYSEVAREVITSLPGLSVIQGELAAFTRMADGRLELTLLNGERYITRSLVITSGTFLASKMFTGLETSIGGRVGEPSADKLSECLAREGIALRRLKTGTPSRLDPDSIDFNECDVQRGDDTPWPMSDRHLAETVPGRDANYFWGDVANKFVRNDCVCWITRTNLKTHDILRSGFKDSPMFSGRIHGKGPRYCPSIEDKINRFGDRDGHQLFLEPEQADIGRVYINGFSSSLPADIQLAAIHTIPGLTRARVLQIGYAVEYDSVDATQLFPTFECKKVPGLYFAGQVCGTSGYEEAAGQGLLAGINAALKIKGEEPLILGRSDSYLGVMADDLVNILLDEPYRMFTSRAEYRLFLRSDNAETRLKERAHKIGMISDSDYADWMRRQELMATARTRMTEESATPDQANPILEAGGQALSTERTRWINVLRRPGIDPEQLFRTALPDLNLTRRDQWFMYAEEIYAGFFDRQAREIDDQKKMESVRLPVDFDYMQVTAVSIESRQRLNAHKPLTLGQASRIPGVRPADITVLAHWLENKKLNG comes from the coding sequence ATGTCTCTCGTTGCTGAATTTGACGTAGTCGTTGTCGGTGGTGGGCACGCTGGAATTGAAGCGACCCACGCCGCTTGGAAACTCGGTGTAAAGACCGCCATGCTCACGATGGATATCAACGCCATCGGTCGTATGAGCTGTAACCCGGCCGTAGGCGGGGTGGCCAAAGGTCAGATTGTCCGCGACATCGATGCGCTCGGTGGCCTGATGGGCCTACTCACCGACAAGGCGGGCATCCAGTTTCGCATGCTCAATATGAGCAAGGGGCCGGCCGTGTGGGGCCCGCGTGCCCAGTGCGACATGAAGTACTACAGCGAAGTGGCCCGCGAAGTCATTACAAGCCTTCCGGGGCTTTCGGTGATTCAGGGTGAACTCGCTGCCTTTACGCGCATGGCCGACGGTCGCCTGGAACTCACGCTCTTGAACGGCGAACGCTATATTACCCGTTCGCTCGTGATTACGAGCGGAACCTTCCTTGCTTCCAAGATGTTTACCGGGCTCGAAACGAGCATCGGTGGGCGAGTGGGCGAACCCAGTGCAGATAAACTGTCGGAATGCCTTGCCCGCGAAGGGATTGCGCTCCGTCGCCTTAAGACGGGTACGCCGAGCCGCCTGGACCCCGATTCCATCGACTTTAACGAATGCGACGTGCAACGCGGAGACGATACTCCGTGGCCCATGAGCGACCGCCATTTGGCAGAAACCGTTCCCGGTCGCGATGCAAATTATTTCTGGGGCGATGTTGCGAACAAGTTTGTGCGCAATGACTGCGTGTGCTGGATTACGCGTACGAACTTGAAAACGCATGACATTCTGCGCAGTGGCTTTAAGGATAGCCCCATGTTCAGCGGTCGCATTCACGGCAAGGGCCCGCGCTACTGCCCGAGTATCGAAGACAAGATTAACCGCTTTGGCGACCGTGACGGCCACCAGCTGTTCCTTGAACCGGAACAGGCGGATATCGGTCGCGTCTATATCAACGGCTTTAGTTCTAGCTTGCCGGCTGACATCCAGCTGGCAGCCATCCATACGATTCCGGGACTGACACGCGCCCGCGTGCTGCAGATTGGCTATGCGGTGGAATACGATTCTGTCGATGCCACGCAATTGTTCCCGACGTTTGAGTGCAAGAAGGTGCCCGGACTTTATTTTGCAGGCCAGGTCTGCGGCACCAGCGGTTATGAAGAAGCTGCCGGTCAGGGACTTTTGGCTGGCATTAACGCCGCCCTCAAGATTAAGGGCGAAGAACCTTTGATTCTAGGCCGTTCGGATAGTTATCTGGGCGTGATGGCCGATGACTTGGTGAATATCCTGCTTGACGAGCCTTACCGCATGTTCACGAGCCGCGCCGAATACAGATTGTTCCTCCGTAGCGATAACGCAGAAACTCGCTTGAAGGAACGCGCCCACAAGATTGGCATGATTTCGGACAGCGATTACGCCGACTGGATGCGCCGTCAGGAACTGATGGCGACCGCCCGCACCCGCATGACCGAGGAATCGGCAACGCCCGACCAGGCAAACCCGATTCTTGAAGCCGGTGGCCAGGCTCTTTCGACCGAGCGTACCCGCTGGATTAACGTGTTGCGCCGTCCGGGAATCGACCCCGAGCAATTGTTCCGGACCGCGCTGCCCGACTTGAATCTGACCCGTCGCGACCAGTGGTTCATGTATGCCGAAGAAATCTATGCAGGATTCTTCGACCGGCAGGCCCGCGAAATCGACGACCAGAAGAAGATGGAATCCGTGCGCCTGCCCGTCGACTTCGATTACATGCAGGTGACCGCCGTGAGTATCGAAAGTCGCCAACGCTTGAACGCCCACAAGCCGCTGACGCTTGGCCAGGCTAGCCGTATTCCCGGCGTCCGCCCGGCCGACATTACCGTGCTTGCCCATTGGCTTGAAAACAAGAAACTGAACGGCTAG
- a CDS encoding penicillin-binding protein activator LpoB codes for MRKLFAILALGCSLCMVACSSGGKTVTRIDTNSTTDLSGKWNDTDSRLVADEMILSCLQSPKIEKIIGEMGRTPTVVIGKVRNKSHEHISVETFIKDMERALLNSGAADFVANSAERAELRSEVADQQGNATEETAKELHQETGADWMLTGTINTIVDQEGGQSVIFYQVDLELTDLQSHKKLWMGDKKIKKFISKDSVKL; via the coding sequence ATGCGTAAATTGTTTGCTATTCTCGCTCTCGGTTGCAGCCTCTGCATGGTCGCTTGCAGCAGCGGTGGCAAGACTGTCACTCGTATCGATACCAATTCTACGACCGACCTTTCGGGTAAGTGGAACGACACGGACTCCCGCCTGGTGGCTGACGAAATGATTCTCAGCTGCTTGCAGAGCCCGAAGATTGAAAAGATTATCGGCGAAATGGGCCGTACCCCGACCGTCGTAATCGGTAAGGTCCGTAACAAGAGCCACGAACACATCAGCGTCGAAACCTTTATCAAGGACATGGAACGCGCCCTCTTGAATTCCGGTGCAGCTGACTTCGTCGCCAACTCTGCCGAACGTGCCGAACTTCGCTCTGAAGTTGCTGACCAGCAGGGTAACGCTACCGAAGAAACCGCCAAGGAACTCCACCAGGAAACCGGTGCTGACTGGATGCTGACCGGCACCATCAACACCATCGTGGACCAGGAAGGCGGCCAGTCCGTTATCTTCTACCAGGTGGACCTCGAACTCACCGATTTGCAGAGCCACAAGAAGCTCTGGATGGGCGACAAGAAGATCAAGAAGTTCATCTCTAAGGATTCCGTGAAGCTTTAA
- the nirJ1 gene encoding putative heme d1 biosynthesis radical SAM protein NirJ1 gives MISITKLLMDTPNYGDQLRYEPKAHECKNGVAPGRGPVVVWNCTKTCNLSCVHCYARSEAIKYQNELTHEEGLALIDQLADFKVPVILFSGGEPLLRPDFFELANYAASKGIRPTISTNGTCITPDVAQKLKDMGVGYVGISLDGCETTHDKFRGKEGAYKLALRGIRNCVATGQKVGLRFTITRYNVQDLNAIFDLLEAENIDRVCFYHLVYSGRGSAMVANDLNHEESRKAMDLIIDRTLDFKKRGIDKEILTVDNHADAVYLYRRMLREDPARAEKVLELIQRNGGNRSGMAFGNIDSIGNVHPDQFTQYITLGNVRERSFGEIWSDESNPIMAGLKNRKPILKGRCPKCAYLNLCNGNFRTRAEAVTGDFWEQDPACYLTDEEISNV, from the coding sequence ATGATCAGTATTACCAAGCTTTTGATGGATACGCCGAATTACGGCGACCAGCTGCGTTACGAACCCAAGGCCCATGAATGCAAGAACGGCGTTGCGCCGGGACGCGGCCCTGTGGTAGTGTGGAACTGCACCAAGACTTGCAACCTGAGCTGCGTGCACTGCTACGCCCGCTCCGAGGCAATCAAGTACCAGAACGAACTGACCCACGAAGAAGGCTTGGCTTTAATTGACCAGTTGGCCGATTTCAAGGTCCCGGTGATTTTGTTCAGCGGTGGAGAACCGTTACTCCGTCCGGATTTCTTTGAACTGGCGAATTATGCCGCCAGCAAGGGAATCCGTCCGACCATCAGCACGAACGGCACCTGCATTACTCCTGACGTGGCCCAAAAGCTTAAAGATATGGGCGTCGGCTATGTGGGCATTAGCCTGGACGGTTGCGAAACAACGCACGACAAGTTCCGCGGCAAGGAAGGCGCATACAAGCTCGCTTTGCGCGGCATCCGCAACTGTGTGGCGACTGGCCAGAAGGTGGGCCTGCGCTTTACCATTACGCGCTATAACGTGCAAGACCTGAATGCCATTTTTGACTTGCTCGAAGCCGAAAATATCGACCGCGTGTGCTTCTATCACTTGGTATACAGCGGTCGTGGTTCTGCCATGGTTGCAAACGACTTGAATCATGAAGAAAGCCGCAAGGCGATGGACTTGATTATCGACCGCACGCTCGACTTTAAGAAGCGTGGAATCGACAAGGAAATCTTGACGGTGGACAACCACGCTGATGCTGTCTACCTGTACCGCCGTATGTTGCGTGAAGATCCTGCCCGCGCCGAAAAGGTTCTGGAACTTATCCAGCGCAATGGCGGAAACCGCAGCGGTATGGCCTTCGGTAATATCGATAGCATCGGTAACGTTCATCCGGACCAGTTCACGCAATACATTACGCTGGGTAACGTGCGCGAACGTAGCTTTGGCGAAATCTGGAGCGATGAATCGAACCCGATTATGGCCGGCCTCAAGAACCGCAAGCCGATTCTGAAGGGACGTTGCCCCAAGTGCGCTTACCTGAACCTTTGCAACGGCAACTTCCGTACTCGCGCCGAAGCTGTAACCGGAGACTTCTGGGAACAGGATCCGGCCTGCTACTTGACCGACGAAGAAATTTCAAATGTGTAA
- a CDS encoding Lrp/AsnC family transcriptional regulator codes for MTELEQNLLAIIQDAFPLEERPYLVLAEQLGSDEQSVFAAVENLRQSGIIRRIGGVYDSKALGFISRLCAGKVTESALEAFATTVNEIPAITHNYQRSHEYNVWFTVIAQSEAEIQKIVEDVCSKTELHDVHVLLATKKFKINTVMGGSAAPVIRKNTCVRSKLMAGADRARIRIACEDIPHTLTPFKDWGISCEELREDLDLRRMRRFGAILRHQEAGFADNAMVCFNATNGGDILAQKPYISHCYNRPAFEGFPYTLYAMMHAQSAEELDRQIKEAAESIGNPDYVVLRSVRELKKTSFKFFV; via the coding sequence ATGACCGAACTTGAGCAAAACCTTCTCGCCATCATCCAAGACGCTTTTCCGCTGGAAGAACGTCCGTACCTGGTGCTGGCGGAACAGCTTGGTTCCGATGAACAGAGCGTTTTTGCTGCAGTTGAGAATTTACGACAGTCGGGCATTATCCGCCGTATCGGGGGAGTGTACGATTCCAAGGCGCTCGGCTTTATTTCCCGCCTTTGCGCAGGGAAGGTAACGGAGTCCGCCTTAGAGGCGTTTGCTACCACCGTTAATGAAATTCCTGCGATAACTCATAATTATCAGCGCAGCCACGAATACAATGTGTGGTTTACCGTCATTGCCCAGTCCGAAGCAGAAATCCAGAAGATTGTCGAAGACGTTTGTTCGAAAACGGAACTGCACGATGTTCATGTACTCTTGGCGACTAAGAAGTTCAAGATTAATACGGTGATGGGCGGTTCTGCAGCGCCGGTAATCCGTAAAAATACTTGTGTCAGGTCGAAACTGATGGCAGGCGCAGATCGTGCACGAATCCGCATTGCCTGCGAAGATATTCCGCATACGCTCACCCCGTTCAAGGATTGGGGAATTTCGTGTGAAGAACTCCGCGAAGACCTGGATTTGAGACGCATGCGCCGCTTTGGTGCGATCCTTCGTCATCAAGAAGCGGGCTTTGCCGACAACGCCATGGTCTGCTTTAATGCGACTAATGGCGGCGACATTCTTGCGCAAAAGCCCTATATTTCGCATTGCTACAATCGTCCGGCTTTCGAAGGATTCCCGTACACGCTCTACGCCATGATGCATGCCCAGTCAGCCGAGGAACTGGACCGCCAAATTAAAGAGGCTGCCGAATCCATCGGCAACCCAGATTACGTCGTTTTGCGTTCGGTGCGTGAACTCAAGAAAACGAGTTTTAAATTTTTCGTTTAA